The Desulfovibrio litoralis DSM 11393 genomic interval ACCCATGCGATAAAACAATAAGTCGTTTGGGTGTTTTTCTTTAATTGCCAAAAATTGTTCAAACATCGGAGTTAAGCGAAAAGTCGGTTTAGGTTCTGAGGCTTGAGCCAATAAAGGGGAATTTGACACAGCAGGGTCAGACAAGCTTACGGAATCATTATTCAATGAAGGGTCGGCGTTAAGATCATCAGAGAGTAAGTCGGCTTGTGTTTTTTTATTCATTTGATTTTAATATTTTGGCTGAACCTTAAGGAATCATTATGTTTTTTCAACGCAAAAGAATCTTATCGGTAAGCATATGATAAGCTTCTTGTTGGTTTAAATAGGTGTCAATTTGTAACTGTATTTAGGCAAAAACTTGATTGTGATTAGGCACTAATAGCTTCTTCCGGTTTAGCTTCCAAGGTTTTTTGTTCATATGCGGCATTAAGCTCTTCGGCTTTTACCAAGTCGGCTCTTACGCCTTCTAACTCTTTTGTGAAGTTAGCTTTTACCACTTCTAACTCTTTTGTTAAAACTTTAACCTGTTTGCGAGCTTGACGCAAAGAGCTTCCTAAGCTCAAACGCCCCAAAAGCAGATAAATAAACGTGCTGAAAGCTCCCACGACAAAAGCACACAACACTAAAAAATAATATGGTAATTCAATAGATTCCACTCGGTCTATAAAAAAAAGATCAATCCCCAAAGTCATGGGAATAGCTAAAACCTCTTTGTTTTGTAACAAAAACAAAGCACAAAAGAAAAAAAGGACAGTAATAAAAAGTGTAGTCAAAAAACGCATGGATCCCCCTTGGATTAATTATTAAAATATGGTTTGAGTTTTGCGTAGGTAGCCGAAAGATGTTCCGGTATTACCCTTATTTCATCACAAATTGCCATAAATGACGAGTCTCCGTTCCAACGTGGAACTATATGAAAATGTAAATGTTCTCTAATTCCCGCTCCGGCGGCTTCGCCTAAATTTAAACCCACATTAACGCCTTGTGGTTTTATACTTTTTTGTAAAACAGCTATCGACTTACGTGTTAACGCCATTAATTCATTGCTTTCTTCATCGCTTAGCCCGTTAATATCCATCACATGTTTATAGGGAACGATAAGCAAGTGTCCGCTTGAATAAGGATATTTGTTCATAACGACAAAGCTGTGTTTTCCCCGATAAAGAATAAGGCGTTCGTCGTCTTGACTTAAATCGTCAGGCGGCACACAAAACACACATTCATCAGGCTTAGGAGCCAAAATATATTCTAAACGCCAAGGTGCCCACAAAAGTTCCATAGAACCTCTTTATAAAACTAAAAGGTATTAAATTTAATAAGATAAAACAGAAAGTTGTTTATGTTATTATATTTTGCCAAAATAAGTTTATAAAATCTACACTAGCAAAAAGAAAAAGTGAAGTATAATTAATTCATCTCAAAAAAATTATTTCGCTTAGCTCATTCTATTCATATAATAAAATTACATTTTTGTTATAACTTTATTATTATAACTTCACACTCCCTCGGAATAAACCTTTTTCGGTTGTCTCCGGCTATTCATATAATAAATTCATTTTATTATTATATTATATTTAAAACCAACACTCCCACGGAATAAACCTTACTTCGGTCGCCTTATATATTTATAATAAAACTTGTTTTTATTATATTATATTTTATTTTAATACTAACGCTCCCACGAAAGCAACCTCTTTCGGTCGTCTCCAATACCTATAATAAAATTACATTTTTATTATATTATATTTTAAACCCCATAATTTCAGAAATAAACCTCTTTCGGTTGTCTCCGGCTATTCATATAATAAATTCATTTTATTATTATATTATATTTAAACTTCATACTCCCACGAAAGCAACCTCTTTCGGTCGCCTCATATATTTATAATAAAACTTGTTTTTATTATAACCTTATTATTTAAACCCCATGCTCTCACGAAATTAATTTTATTGGTCGCCTCCGGCGGGGGAAAGGGTTTTATGTGAAACCCTTTCCAAACCCCACAACAGGGCTGCCGCCCTGTACCCGCAAACGCATCACGCATTAGTTGATGCCTAACGGCATCAAAAGTTTGAACGCACCATGGTCTCTTTCATTGGCAAATTAAAAGTATGCTGTTGGAAAAAATTAATGGTGTTTGAAACATCTTGTAATAATTAAGTGTATTAAATAGAAATGAAGACGACCAAAAGATATTTATTTCGTAAAAGCATTGGTTTTTTAATGGATTACAAAAAAAATTAAGCTTACTCATGTTATTTTTTGGGGCTGTAAAATACCCAAACGAAATCCTCGTTAGATAAGCTTACTCGCATCTTTTTGGGGATGCTAAGATGTTAAAACGAAGTCGCCGTTAAAAGAGACCATGGTGCGTACCCACTTTTGATGCCGACAGGCATCAACTAATGTATTTGCGGCAGTGGGGTTAAGGGGCAACCCGCCCCTTATGGCGGGAATGCAAAGGGGAAAACATTTTCCCCGTGCCCGTCGGAGACGACCAATAAAATTAATTTCGTGGGAGTATGAAGTTTAAATATAATAATAAAAATGTAATTTTATTATTTGAATAGTCGGAGACGTCCCAAAAAGGTTTATTTCGTGAGAGCATGGGGTTTAAATAATAAAGTTATAATAAAAATAAGTTTTATTATAGGTATACGAGACGACCCAGAGAGGTTGATTTCGTGGAAGTATGAAGTTTAAATATAATAATAAAAATGTAATTTTATTATATGAATAGTCGGAGGCGACCTAAAAAGGTTGATTTCGTGGGAGCGTAAGTTTTTTAATAGATTATAATAAAATGAATTTTATTATAGGTATATAAGACGACCAATAAAATTAATTTCGTGGGAGCATAGGATTAAATAATAAAGTTATAATAAAAATTTGAGAATTTTAAGAATTAATTTATAGGTTATATATGACAGTAAATATCAAATAATCCCATTACAAAACCAAGCTCAAAACTGCTAGTCTCTAATATAAATAAAAACCACCTGCTATTTTAAAATATTCTAAAATAACAGGTGGTTTAAATAAACCGATAGGAGATTTTTTACTTAAAAGCCAAGGCTAAAACTTCCTTAACTTCTTCAACCGGGTGAATCTTGATTTTTTTACGCAATTCTTCGGGAATGTCATCAAGGTCTTTGATATTATTTTTTGGAATACAAACATCGGTTAAACCTTTGGTTACCGCCGCCAAAATCTTTTCTTTAATTCCACCGACCGGCAGAACTTTTCCTCTAAGCGTAATTTCTCCGGTCATGCAAAGTTTGGCATTAACAGATTTTCCGCTTAACGCAGACACCAAAGCGGTTAACAAGGTAACCCCGGCGGAAGGCCCGTCTTTAGGCGTTGCTCCGGCAGGTAGGTGGAAGTGAATATCCAATTTTTTGGTGAAATCAGGGTCAATTCCAAGTTCTGAGGCATGACTGCGAGCAAAGCTTACTGCCGCTTGTGCACTTTCTTTCATCACATCGCCTAACTGACCGGTTAAAGAAACCCCGCCTCGTCCTTTCATTGTGGCAACTTCTACGGATAAAACTTCGCCTCCGTACGGAGTCCACGCTAAACCATAGGCGGTTCCCGGACTTAAAGTTTTTTCTTGTTCATCTTGCAGGTAGCGAGGAGTACCCAAAAGTTTAGGTAGCTCTTTTTTAGTAATTACAAAAGGTCCTTTTTCGCCTTCTGCTTTACGTCTTGCGGTTTTACGACAAACAGCCCCAAGCTCTCTTTCTAAGTTTCTTAAACCGGCTTCACGTGTATAGCTTTCGATAACGGACTGAATAATTTCATCAGCGATGGTAATATCGCCTTGTTTTAAGCCATTTTCTTTGCTTTGGCGTGAAACAAGATAGCGTTTTGCGATTGCTGTTTTTTCTTGAAGGGTATAGCCGGGAATTCTAATTACTTCCATTCTGTCAAGCAAAGCGGAAGGTATTGTTTCAAGGTGGTTGGCGGTACAAATAAACATTACCTTTGACAAGTCAAAAGGCAAACCGAGATAATGGTCGCTAAAAGTGTTGTTTTGTTCCGGGTCTAAAACTTCTAACAAAGCAGAAGACGGGTCGCCTCGATAATCGGCACCAAGCTTATCAATTTCATCAAGCATAATAACGGGGTTGCGAGTTCCGGCCTGTTTTAAAGACTGAATCACACGCCCGGGCATAGAGCCGATATAAGTACGGCGGTGTCCTCTAATTTCCGCTTCATCTCTAATTCCGCCGAGAGACATACGTTGAAACTTACGCCCCAACGCCCTGGCAACAGAACGCCCCAACGAGGTTTTACCAACTCCCGGAGGTCCGACAAGACAAAGGATAGGTCCTTTTGAATTAGGGTTAAGCTTACGCACAGATAAATATTCAAGAATACGATCTTTGACTTTTTCCAGTCCAAAATGGTCTTCGTCTAAGGTTTGTTGGGCTTTTTTAATATCTAAGCGGTCTTTAGAAATCTTTTTCCAAGGCAGGTCAGCCAACCACTCAAGATAGGTTCTCACCACAGACGCTTCTGATGAATCAGAATGCATCGAAGATAAACGTTTTAGCTGTTTATCCGCTTCTTTTCTGGCTTCTTTTGGTAAATCAGCTTTGTTTAACGCCTCAATCAGCTCCGACATATCATCATCGGCATCTTCAACAGACGCATCACCAAGCTCACTGCGTATGGCTTTAAGCTGTTCACGCAAAAAGTAATCTTTATGGGCTTTTTCCATTCCCTCACGAGCTTTTTCTTGAATTTTAACTTGTAAGTTGCTGACTTCTATTTCTTTTGATAAAAATTGGTTGACTAATTCAAGACGATCAAGGGGGTTTGAGACCTCGAGGATATTTTGAGCTTCTTCGGTTTTAATACGCAAATTGGCGGCGATTAAATCGGCCAAACGCCCCGGGTGATCTATTCCGGATAAAACGGCGTTTACATCAGGTGAATTAATGTTGCGAAGGCTTAAAAGCTTTTCGCTTCCTTCTCTAGCATTACGCATTAAGGCTTCTGCACGCAAATCAGTTGCTAAAGTCTCATCTTCGGGAATTGGCTCGGCTTCTACGCTAAGATATTTTTTTTCTTCATCGGTTTCAACAAAATTGACAACTTTTGCCCTAGAAATACCTTGCACCAAGACTTTAATACGCCCATCGGGCATTTTAAGCATTCGCATAATATTTACGATAGTACCGACATTATGTAAGTCGCTCGGGTTTGGGTCTTCGAGTTGTTCATTTTTTTGAGTTAAGACCAAAAGATGTTTAGAGCCGTTTAGAGCCGCTTCGATTGCGTTTACTGATTTTTCACGCCCGACATAAAGAGAGATTACCATATAGTTAAAAACAACAACGTCTCTTACGGGTAAAACAGGTAAGACGGAAGGAATATCATTATTTGAAATAATATCTTCTTCCGCATTAATTAAATCTTGTATATTTTCAGGTGTGGCACTAAAATTCATATTATCTTGTAATTCATCAGGGTTATTCTTTATCATAACAAAACTCCAACTGTAAGTTTGCTTTTTTTATCGCCAAAAAGTCAAAGCGTTAAATTAATCAATTATTAAAAAGCTATTATTAAAATTATCGGCTTGTTTTATCTCGTTTTCTTTTATTTCGTTGACTTTGGAAAACAAAGAACCTTTATACAAACAATTTTTAAATATTTTTAAGTTATTTTCATCAGCACAAGCAACAATCTCAACACTACCGTCTTTAAGATTTTTTACAAAGCCTTTTAAATTAAGACGTTCGGCGTGTTTTTTAACATAAGAACGATACCAGACTTTTTGAACTCTTCC includes:
- a CDS encoding lipopolysaccharide assembly protein LapA domain-containing protein — encoded protein: MRFLTTLFITVLFFFCALFLLQNKEVLAIPMTLGIDLFFIDRVESIELPYYFLVLCAFVVGAFSTFIYLLLGRLSLGSSLRQARKQVKVLTKELEVVKANFTKELEGVRADLVKAEELNAAYEQKTLEAKPEEAISA
- a CDS encoding HIT family protein, whose translation is MELLWAPWRLEYILAPKPDECVFCVPPDDLSQDDERLILYRGKHSFVVMNKYPYSSGHLLIVPYKHVMDINGLSDEESNELMALTRKSIAVLQKSIKPQGVNVGLNLGEAAGAGIREHLHFHIVPRWNGDSSFMAICDEIRVIPEHLSATYAKLKPYFNN
- the lon gene encoding endopeptidase La, which gives rise to MIKNNPDELQDNMNFSATPENIQDLINAEEDIISNNDIPSVLPVLPVRDVVVFNYMVISLYVGREKSVNAIEAALNGSKHLLVLTQKNEQLEDPNPSDLHNVGTIVNIMRMLKMPDGRIKVLVQGISRAKVVNFVETDEEKKYLSVEAEPIPEDETLATDLRAEALMRNAREGSEKLLSLRNINSPDVNAVLSGIDHPGRLADLIAANLRIKTEEAQNILEVSNPLDRLELVNQFLSKEIEVSNLQVKIQEKAREGMEKAHKDYFLREQLKAIRSELGDASVEDADDDMSELIEALNKADLPKEARKEADKQLKRLSSMHSDSSEASVVRTYLEWLADLPWKKISKDRLDIKKAQQTLDEDHFGLEKVKDRILEYLSVRKLNPNSKGPILCLVGPPGVGKTSLGRSVARALGRKFQRMSLGGIRDEAEIRGHRRTYIGSMPGRVIQSLKQAGTRNPVIMLDEIDKLGADYRGDPSSALLEVLDPEQNNTFSDHYLGLPFDLSKVMFICTANHLETIPSALLDRMEVIRIPGYTLQEKTAIAKRYLVSRQSKENGLKQGDITIADEIIQSVIESYTREAGLRNLERELGAVCRKTARRKAEGEKGPFVITKKELPKLLGTPRYLQDEQEKTLSPGTAYGLAWTPYGGEVLSVEVATMKGRGGVSLTGQLGDVMKESAQAAVSFARSHASELGIDPDFTKKLDIHFHLPAGATPKDGPSAGVTLLTALVSALSGKSVNAKLCMTGEITLRGKVLPVGGIKEKILAAVTKGLTDVCIPKNNIKDLDDIPEELRKKIKIHPVEEVKEVLALAFK
- a CDS encoding acylphosphatase; translation: MKTENKLYLVKQYIVSGRVQKVWYRSYVKKHAERLNLKGFVKNLKDGSVEIVACADENNLKIFKNCLYKGSLFSKVNEIKENEIKQADNFNNSFLIID